A portion of the Manduca sexta isolate Smith_Timp_Sample1 chromosome 20, JHU_Msex_v1.0, whole genome shotgun sequence genome contains these proteins:
- the LOC115456427 gene encoding myrosinase 1, producing MRSSCKVAQSGAVLATLSLLCLAHEASVLDDSSGWSNYSFPDDFIFGVSTAAYQIEGAWNEDGKGESMWDTYLHEHPDFTADRLNGDVATDSYHRYMDDIQIVKDLGVKYYRLSISWPRLLPNGTDNNVNNAGAKYYRTLFEELIKVNITPVVTLFHWDMPTALMDLGGWSNPLMVDYFVDYARVAFKLYGDIINFWTTVNEPHQHCYNGYGSTIFVPAINSSGVAEYLCSHYILLGHAKAYRLYDKEFRPYQKGKIGITLDAFWGEPKDANKQEDRDAVETYLQMHFGLYAHPIFSMEGDYPPFVRERLDTYSEYEGFARSRLPTFTEEEVKALLGSSDFFGLNHYTTYLMSPSTMEPGWKVPSLEHDTRVKLEQHPKWPKPGADWLTVYPPGFRKLLNWVTNKYGRNIPIIVTENGMCDHGQIDDYERVSYYNKYLYQLLLAIHTDGCKVEGYFAWTLMDDFEWTDGYTAKFGLYSVDFNSPNKTRTPKLSAKNYRGIVKSRRINFDSFKSPISTYL from the exons ATGCGGAGCTCGTGTAAAGTCGCCCAGAGCGGAGCGGTTTTGGCAACACTTAG CCTGCTGTGCCTAGCACATGAGGCGAGTGTGCTGGACGATAGCTCTGGGTGGAGCAACTATAGCTTTCCAGATGACTTTATATTTGGTGTCTCGACGGCCGCATATCAAATCGAAGGAGCATGGAACGAAGacg GTAAAGGTGAGAGTATGTGGGACACATATCTTCATGAGCATCCAGATTTCACAGCGGATCGTTTAAATGGAGATGTCGCTACCGATTCCTATCACAGATATATGGATGACATCCAAATAGTCAAAGATCTTGGCGTGAAGTACTACCGATTATCGATATCGTGGCCCCG CTTGCTCCCTAATGGCACTGACAATAACGTTAACAATGCGGGTGCGAAGTATTACCGGACCCTCTTCGAAGAACTAATAAAGGTCAATATAACTCCCGTGGTGACGCTCTTTCATTGGGATATGCCGACTGCCCTCATGGATCTTGGGGGTTGGAGTAATCCTTTGATGGTCGACTATTTCGTCGATTACGCAAGAGTGGCTTTTAAGTTGTACGGAGATATAATTAACTTTTGGACCACTGTGAACGAACCTCATCAACACTGTTATAAT GGATACGGAAGTACTATTTTCGTGCCAGCGATAAACTCTAGTGGCGTAGCAGAATACTTATGTTCTCACTACATTTTACTGGGGCATGCAAAGGCGTACCGTCTCTACGATAAAGAATTTAGACCATATCAAAAag GAAAAATTGGGATAACGCTAGATGCGTTTTGGGGCGAACCAAAAGATGCTAATAAGCAAGAAGATCGCGACGCAGTCGAAACATATCTTCAGATGCAT tttGGACTGTATGCACACCCCATATTTTCTATGGAAGGCGATTACCCACCCTTCGTAAGAGAACGACTAGACACCTATAGTGAATATGAAGGATTTGCAAGATCCCGACTACCCACCTTCACAGAAGAAGAA GTGAAGGCTTTGCTAGGTAGTTCGGACTTCTTCGGTTTAAATCACTATACAACATACCTCATGTCACCATCAACCATGGAGCCAGGTTGGAAGGTGCCATCCTTGGAACACGACACCAGAGTGAAGTTAGAACAGCATCCTAAATGGCCGAAACCTGGTGCTGACTGGTTGACG GTTTATCCTCCCGGTTTTCGCAAGCTTCTAAACTgggtaacaaataaatatggcAGAAACATTCCTATAATAGTCACTGAGAATGGTATGTGTGATCATGGCCAAATAGATGATTACGAAAGAGTTTCTTACTACAACAAGTATCTTTATCAATTGCTACTGGCCATACATACAGACGGCTGCAAGGTTGAGGGTTACTTTGCCTGGACTCTGATGGATGATTTCGAATGGACTGACGGTTACAC GGCAAAGTTTGGTCTCTACAGCGTTGATTTTAATAGTCCCAATAAGACCAGAACACCGAAATTGTCTGCGAAAAATTACCGTGGAATTGTTAAATCAAGAAGAATAAACTTCGATAGTTTCAAATCTccaataagtacttatttataa